A portion of the Lathamus discolor isolate bLatDis1 chromosome 5, bLatDis1.hap1, whole genome shotgun sequence genome contains these proteins:
- the FUT9 gene encoding 4-galactosyl-N-acetylglucosaminide 3-alpha-L-fucosyltransferase 9 → MTATSKGIFRPFFIIFIVLGCFMALILIYIKPTNSWISGPIESASSVLKMKSFFSSKTDNLNETTILIWVWPFGQTFDLTSCQTMFNIHGCHLTIDRSLYNKSHAVLIHHRDISWDLTNLPQQARPPFQKWIWMNLESPTHTPQKSGIEHLFNLTLTYRRDSDIQVPYGFMMVGTSSFTFEVPSKENLVCWVVSNWNPEHARVKYYNELSKYIEIHTYGQAFGDYVNDKNLIPTISTCKFYLSFENSIHKDYITEKLYNALLAGSVPVVLGPSRENYENYIPADSFIHVEDFLSPRELAEYLLMLDKNNKMYLSYFNWKKDFSVHLPRFWESHACLACDHVKRHQEYKSVGNLEKWFWN, encoded by the coding sequence ATGACAGCGACATCTAAAGGAATTTTCCGGCCattttttattatcttcatTGTCCTTGGTTGTTTCATGGCATTGATACTAATTTATATCAAACCAACAAATAGCTGGATCTCTGGTCCCATAGAATCAGCCagttcagttttgaaaatgaagagctttttttcttccaaaactgaTAATCTTAATGAAACTACTATTTTGATCTGGGTTTGGCCATTTGGTCAAACATTTGATTTAACATCCTGCCAAACAATGTTTAATATCCACGGATGCCACCTGACTATTGACCGCTCATTATATAACAAATCCCATGCTGTTCTCATTCATCACAGGGATATTAGCTGGGATCTGACTAACTTACCTCAGCAAGCCAGGCCACCGTTCCAGAAGTGGATTTGGATGAACTTGGAGTCTCCAACTCATACTCCACAAAAGAGTGGCATTGAACACCTCTTTAACCTGACCCTGACATACCGGCGTGATTCAGATATTCAGGTGCCTTATGGCTTCATGATGGTCGGTAcaagttcctttacatttgaagTGCCAAGTAAGGAAAACTTGGTCTGCTGGGTTGTAAGTAACTGGAACCCTGAGCATGCTCGAGTCAAGTATTACAATGAGCTTAGCAAATACATTGAAATCCATACCTATGGACAAGCCTTTGGAGACTACGTCAATGACAAAAACTTGATTCCAACTATTTCCACTTGCAAATTTTacctttcctttgaaaattcaATCCACAAAGATTACATTACTGAGAAACTTTACAATGCTCTTCTGGCTGGATCAGTACCAGTTGTACTGGGCCCTTCCAGAGAAAACTATGAGAACTACATTCCAGCAGACTCTTTCATACATGTGGAAGATTTTCTCTCTCCCAGAGAGCTGGCAGAATATCTTCTGATGCTTGACAAAAATAACAAGATGTACCTTAGTTATTTCAACTGGAAAAAGGATTTCTCAGTGCACCTTCCTAGGTTCTGGGAATCACACGCATGTCTTGCTTGCGATCATGTGAAAAGACACCAGGAATACAAGTCCGTTGGAAATTTAGAAAAATGGTTTTGGAattaa